The window ACCCTGAACTCTTTGAGAAAATAGGGTGGGGGACAGAGAAGGTCCTCATGCAGACCCTGGATGCTGCAAGATGCCTCGGACTTTCATTCACAGAGCTTCCCGTCCTCTCCGACGTGGATCGGCCCGAGGACCTGACACGGCTGGAACGTATACCCGACGGATTAGGTCGTTTCTTACAGAAATAACCCGGCTGCGAGGGTAGCAAGCCAGAAAACGAGGAGGATAGGGCTACACGCGAGGAGAAACCGCACGCGGAACCCTCAGCCCTGGATGTTTCCGGAAACGACGGTCATGATCCGTCCGTCCGGAAGCTCTGCAAGGAGCCGACCCGAAGGGTCGAGGCCAACTACCCTTCCAACTCCCCCCTCGAAGGCGACCTCCGCCCCGAGGGAAGAGGAATGCCTTTCCCATTCGCAAAGAAGGGAGATAAGCCCATGCCTTTTCACCTCTTCACGGATCTCGTCCAATTCCCGTAGCACGCCTTCGAGGACCTTCCATCGGTCCCACGGCCTCCCGGTGAGGGACTCAAGGGTCCCGGCCTTTTTGCAGATGTCCGGAGGAAACTGGTCGATCCGGCCCGCGATATTTACGCCGATCCCGGCGACCACAACGCGCCCGTGACCGATATCCCTTGATTCACACAGGATCCCGCAGGTCTTCTTTCCCTTTACAAAAACGTCGTTCGGCCATTTCAGACGGACGTCCGGGACATGGAGGCCTATCAGTGCGCGGGCTACAGCAAGACCCACCAGAAGGGTCAAGGACGACAGGTTCTTGCCAAGAAAGCCGGCATGGACGACCACAGAGGCAAAGAGGTGGCCGCCTGCCCCCTGCTCCCAGACCCTGCCCCCCTTTCCCCTTCCGTGTGTCTGGCGATCTGCTGCCACAACAAGCCCGTCTCGGGCGAGAAGATCCTCCCGGGCGAGGAGCCATGAGTTCGTGGAATCCACCTCGACAAGGTGGAGGACTTCATGCCCGGCAAGGTCGAGGCGTAAGGCCTCGTGACCGCAGAGGTTCACGACAAATGGGCCCCCCTACACGTCCTCCGGGACAGGTGGCCCGTTGAGAAGATCGCAAATCCAGTGTTTCAATGCCGTATTC is drawn from Deltaproteobacteria bacterium and contains these coding sequences:
- a CDS encoding biotin--[acetyl-CoA-carboxylase] ligase, which translates into the protein MNLCGHEALRLDLAGHEVLHLVEVDSTNSWLLAREDLLARDGLVVAADRQTHGRGKGGRVWEQGAGGHLFASVVVHAGFLGKNLSSLTLLVGLAVARALIGLHVPDVRLKWPNDVFVKGKKTCGILCESRDIGHGRVVVAGIGVNIAGRIDQFPPDICKKAGTLESLTGRPWDRWKVLEGVLRELDEIREEVKRHGLISLLCEWERHSSSLGAEVAFEGGVGRVVGLDPSGRLLAELPDGRIMTVVSGNIQG